The Chitinophaga lutea genome contains the following window.
GGACAATTTGTTCAAATGATGAACGGGCATTGCGATTAGCTGCAAATTGCGATCTTTACAACCGAAAGTTATACGATATAACTGCAGGGAACAGGGCTTACCCTGTTCCCTCTTTTTTAGGATTAATACAGAGCGTCTATGATGAAAAGGACAGGAGGAAGCCTGCTGCTGGCGGCTGCACTCGCATTGCAGGTACATGCGCAGGACAAGAGTTTTTTACGCCTTACCCAACCCGGCAAACAGAACAACCCTGTTACCGCCACCCGCCAGTTCCTGGTGGGCAGCACCTGCACCAGCTGCAGGGTGTTTGTGAACGACGAGCCGCAGAAGGTTTACCCTACCGGCGCATTTGCGATAGAAGTGGAGCTCGAGGAAGGCGATAACGAATTCGAGATCAAATCCGTCGGGCCTGGCGGCGATTCCAGTGTCAGGATCGTTTCTTTCTCCTATAACGTTCCGCAAGCCCCGAAACCCATCAACACGTTCAACATCGGTTACATACAGACGTTCCCCGAAGGCAACCTCATCGTAGCCCCGGGCGATCTCATCAAGATACGCGTGAAAGCCATCCCCGGCGCAACGGTCACGGTAGGGAGCAGCTTTCCCTTAGCCGAACTGCCCGTAAGCGGCAGCCAGACCATGCCCGGCATTTACCAGGGCACTTACACGGTGCAATGCAACGATCCGCTGATCAACGGCCGGCCGCTGCCGGTGACGCTGAGCGACGGCAGCCAGCAGGTGCAGCGCAACACCGTTCACAGTTTCACCCTGCGCGACCCGCAGCAGCAACCGCAGGTAGCCGTGACCACCGGCGATGCGCCCTTCCTGAAATTCGGCCTTGGCGATGACCGCCTCGGCGGCACCAAAGCCGGTTACCTCGACCCGGGCGTATATCTCCACCTTACCGGCAAAGTAGGCTCCGACTACCGGGTGAAACTGGCGAAGAATTTCACGGCCTACATCCCGCAGGAAATGGTAAAACTGCTACCCCCAGGCGCGTTCCCGCCCTCGTCTCTTACAGGCTCCTGGCGGGTTTGGGGCGACGAGAAGTTTGACTACGTGACGGTCGGCCTCACACAGAAACTGCCCTACCGCTCCACCCAGCAAACCGAACCGTCGAAGATCATTATCGACATATACGGCGCCACCGCCAACACCAACTGGATCTCCCAGCTGGAAAATACCCGCGAGATCAAAAACGTGTACTACGACCAGGTGGAAGACGACATCCTCCGGGTCACCATCGAGCTGAAACACCCCCAGCACTGGGGCCACCAGGTGTACTACAACGGCAACACCCTTACCATTAAAGTCAAACGGCCACCCACCAAACCCGGCCTCGGCAATCTCACCATTGCCGTAGATGCCGGCCATGGCGGCAGCAATGCCGGCGCCCGCGGGCCTACCGGCGTGTATGAAAAAGAAATGTGCCTGGCCGTTGCCATCGCACTGCAGCAGGCCCTCCGCGCCGAAGGCGCACAGGTGCTGATGACGCGGGTGAACGATTCATATGTCGACAATAACTACCGCATCCTTTCTTACCGTGACAAAGACCCCGACCTGCTGGTGAGCATCCACCTCAATTCCGCCTTCGACCCCATCCGTGTCAAAGGCACCAGCACGTACTATAAACACATCGGCTTCCGGCCGCTGAGCCAGTATATCTATAAACATATGCTGGAACTGGGGCTGAGTGAATTCGGCAACGTCGGCAACTTCAACTTTGCGCTGAACAGTCCTACAGAATACCCGAACGTACTGGTGGAAACCCTGTTTCTCAGCAATCCTGAAGACGAAATGAAAATCCTCGACGCAGGGTTCCGGAAAAACATGGCCGATAAAATCGTGTTGGGGATTAAGGATTTTGTAGCGGCATCTTACGCGAAACCGGGGGAATGACCGGTATTGCATAAACAGCTTAAAAGAAATGGCTCCCGCAGAGGGAGCCATGTAAAATAACCGTGACAGTAAAACCGTTTACGGCATTTCCATATCCAGAACGACTCTTTAATAATATTTTGAAGGTCTTTTAAACGTTGTGGTGGTTCATGTCTTTTGCTGGGGTCGGCCGGGGATTGCCCCGCCATCTGGCAGTGCTGTAAAATTGTAAATTCCTGACAACCCGCGCAATACTCATTAATGGGTATTTTTCTTTCTTCCCCCTGCCCTAACAATATCCTACCATATTAGTAGATTAATGTCTATCTTTGCCAGCGCAATCAGCAGTTGTTTTATTCGTATCTTTAACGCTAAACGTTGATAAATACGCAATTATGAAGCATTTCTGCCACCGGCCCGCCGTTGTAATTGGGATGAACTGCTGAATTCGTAACTTTGAACTCAAACCATCTATATAAATATAATGTCAACTACCACTATCCCTCCGCAGCCACTCACGGCCAAGGACTTTGCAACGGACCAGGAAGTACGCTGGTGCCCGGGTTGCGGGGATTACTCCATATTAAAACAGGTTCAGACGATTATGCCGGGGTTAGGTATCCCCCGTGAAAATATTGTGATTGTATCGGGTATCGGCTGTTCATCGCGGTTTCCGTATTACATGAACACCTACGGCATGCACTCGATCCACGGCCGCGCCACGGCCATCGCTTCCGGCCTGAAGGCGACCCGCCCCGAGCTGAGCGTATGGATCGTGACGGGCGACGGCGACGGGCTGTCGATCGGCGGTAACCATACCATCCACCTGCTGCGCCGTAACTTCGACGTGAACCTGATGCTGTTCAACAACCAGATTTACGGCCTCACCAAAGGGCAGTATTCCCCCACTTCGGAGGAAAACAAAGTGACCAAAAGCACGCCCTTCGGCAGCATCGACCATCCGTTCAACCCGATGGCCCTGGCCATGGGGGCAGACGCCACCTTCCTGGCGCGCAGTATGGACCGTGATCCCAAGCACCTGCAGGAAATGCTGAAAAGAAGCCATGCCCACAAAGGCGCTTCTTTCCTCGAAATATACCAGAACTGTAACATCTTCAACGATGGCGCATTTGAGGTATTCACCGAAAAAGCCAGCAAACCGGAAGAAGCCATTTTCGTAGAGCACGGCCAGCCCCTCATTTTCGGGGCCCAGAAAAATAAAGGCGTCCGCCTGGACGGGCACCGCCCCGTGGTGGTGGACCTTAACGAAGGCCAGTTCAGCGCATCCGACCTCTGGATTCACGATGAACAGGATTTCGGCAAGGCCCAGATACTCACCCGGATGTTCGACGATCCGCGCATCGCCGGCCACCTGCCCCGCCCGTTCGGGGTGTTCTACCAGATTTTCAGGCCCACTTATGAAGAGATCATGAGCGCCCAGCTGCAGGAAGCTACCGCCAAACGCGGCCCCGGCAACCTGGATAAACTGCTGGCAGGGAATGAAACCTGGACCATTTCGTAAACAACTTCACTGTATAAAAAAAGCCCATCGCGTCAACGATGGGCTTTTTCTTTTGTATCATGAAAGCCTGGTAATTCGAATCGCCGGAGCGAAAGCGTCAAACAGCTGTTTTTCTCCCCAAAGCGCCCAGTTGGGATGGCCTTTTTTCAGGCCTGGAGAGCAGGGTGCCCATCCGGACGCCCCTTTAATGCGAAAACGTGCCGTCGCCGAAAAACACCTGGTACAGCAGGGCCAGCCCGAAAATAATCATACACACACCGGCGATGCGGTTCAGCCATTCCACGTTGGTGAGGGTCAGTTTGTGACGGATTTTATCGGAGACGAATACCTTCAGGATGTCGGCCGCCAGTACGAACAGCAGGCACACGCTGTACATGGTTACCCGGTAGGAAACGGCGGTGGGCGCATAAGCCACACACACACCCAGCCAGAAAAGGATCACGCCGGGGTTGAGAGTGTTCATCAGGTAGCCGCCCAGCCATATTTTGGCGTAATCGCGGGTGCTGAACATCTCAGGGGGCTCGTCGCCGGAGGTAATCCTGACCTTTTTGAAGAACAGGCCATACACGCCCATCGCGATCAGAAGGATGCCGCCGCCGATACCGATGGCGGTGGTGTAGTTCCCCAGGTAACCCACGAAGGAAGAGGCCAGGTTGCCGAGTAATACGAACATGATATCACTGAACGAAACGCCCAGCGCAAAACTGATACCTGCCCGGAAACCGTTGCTGATGCTATATTTGATGATAGCGAAAATAACGGGGCCTACAGATACCGACAAAAACACTCCTAAACCCAGTCCGGCGATGATGGCGGCAATCATGTGATCAATTACTTGTTATGCTTTCACACCTACTTTCGTGGCTACGAATTGTTCCCAGTCTTTCAGCTTCTCGCCCTTCAGCACGCGGGGGAACTTGTTCATGGCCCCTTCTTTTCCTTTGCAACGCAGGTAATCGATGAAAACCTGGTTAGGTAATATCTCTACAAAAATTTCTTTCAGTGCAGAGGTACGCTCCACAGCGTAGTCGTCGTTCACCTCGCTGAGGGTCTGATCGATGATGGCCCGTACCTTGTCGGCATCCACGTTGAGCGCCTCGGTACCGATATACCAACGGTGGGCAAACAGGTTTTCGTACCCGAAGCCGGCCACGGTAAATTCCCGGATGGTGATGCCCAGCTTCTTCTGCACCATATCGATGGCCTTGTTCATATTGTCGACGCTCATATGCTCGCCGGCAAGGCTGAGAAACTGTTTGGTACGGCCCACGATGGTGATTTCGTGCTCCTTCACGGAGGTGAACTTCACCACGTCGCCGATGAGATAACGCCAGGCGCCGGCACAGGTGGAGAGCATCACGGCATATTCCACATCCTCCACCACTTCGTGGATCATGTAGGATTTCGGGTTGGGTTTCACCTCCCCGTCCGCGTCGAAGTTTTCTTCGTTAAACGGAATGAACTCATAAAATATGCCGGCGTTCAGCACCAGTTTGATGCCTTTCACGCCCGGCCGGGCCTGGAAGCCGAAGGACCCTTCGGAGGCCATGTAGGTTTCAATGAAAGTGATGGGTTTGCCCAGCAGTTTCTGGAAACTTTCGCGGTAAGGCTCAAAGCTCACCCCGCCATGAATGTAAATGGCCAGGTTGGGCCATATCTCATGGATATGCTTTACATTATGGTACTTGATAATTTCTTCGAGCACGATCTGTACCCAGGCGGGCACGCCGCATACGGTGCCCACGTCCC
Protein-coding sequences here:
- a CDS encoding GH3 family domain-containing protein, whose product is MAIIGNLISRSLRIRKQFTFKLGTPRQYQLQVLRRLMEKAKHTQFGEHYEYEKMLNSPNWVSQFRQKVPVHNYNKMHKEWWYKCLEGVPNVSWPEKVKYFALSSGTSESASKHIPVTRDMLKTVKKVGVKQLYSMANFNVPPKSFEKGILMLGGTTSLFEKGDYYEGDMSGIQAKNIPKWFRRFYKPGGNISRKPNWEQRIKLIVRKAPQWDVGTVCGVPAWVQIVLEEIIKYHNVKHIHEIWPNLAIYIHGGVSFEPYRESFQKLLGKPITFIETYMASEGSFGFQARPGVKGIKLVLNAGIFYEFIPFNEENFDADGEVKPNPKSYMIHEVVEDVEYAVMLSTCAGAWRYLIGDVVKFTSVKEHEITIVGRTKQFLSLAGEHMSVDNMNKAIDMVQKKLGITIREFTVAGFGYENLFAHRWYIGTEALNVDADKVRAIIDQTLSEVNDDYAVERTSALKEIFVEILPNQVFIDYLRCKGKEGAMNKFPRVLKGEKLKDWEQFVATKVGVKA
- a CDS encoding 2-oxoacid:ferredoxin oxidoreductase subunit beta translates to MSTTTIPPQPLTAKDFATDQEVRWCPGCGDYSILKQVQTIMPGLGIPRENIVIVSGIGCSSRFPYYMNTYGMHSIHGRATAIASGLKATRPELSVWIVTGDGDGLSIGGNHTIHLLRRNFDVNLMLFNNQIYGLTKGQYSPTSEENKVTKSTPFGSIDHPFNPMALAMGADATFLARSMDRDPKHLQEMLKRSHAHKGASFLEIYQNCNIFNDGAFEVFTEKASKPEEAIFVEHGQPLIFGAQKNKGVRLDGHRPVVVDLNEGQFSASDLWIHDEQDFGKAQILTRMFDDPRIAGHLPRPFGVFYQIFRPTYEEIMSAQLQEATAKRGPGNLDKLLAGNETWTIS
- a CDS encoding N-acetylmuramoyl-L-alanine amidase, which encodes MMKRTGGSLLLAAALALQVHAQDKSFLRLTQPGKQNNPVTATRQFLVGSTCTSCRVFVNDEPQKVYPTGAFAIEVELEEGDNEFEIKSVGPGGDSSVRIVSFSYNVPQAPKPINTFNIGYIQTFPEGNLIVAPGDLIKIRVKAIPGATVTVGSSFPLAELPVSGSQTMPGIYQGTYTVQCNDPLINGRPLPVTLSDGSQQVQRNTVHSFTLRDPQQQPQVAVTTGDAPFLKFGLGDDRLGGTKAGYLDPGVYLHLTGKVGSDYRVKLAKNFTAYIPQEMVKLLPPGAFPPSSLTGSWRVWGDEKFDYVTVGLTQKLPYRSTQQTEPSKIIIDIYGATANTNWISQLENTREIKNVYYDQVEDDILRVTIELKHPQHWGHQVYYNGNTLTIKVKRPPTKPGLGNLTIAVDAGHGGSNAGARGPTGVYEKEMCLAVAIALQQALRAEGAQVLMTRVNDSYVDNNYRILSYRDKDPDLLVSIHLNSAFDPIRVKGTSTYYKHIGFRPLSQYIYKHMLELGLSEFGNVGNFNFALNSPTEYPNVLVETLFLSNPEDEMKILDAGFRKNMADKIVLGIKDFVAASYAKPGE
- a CDS encoding LysE family translocator translates to MIAAIIAGLGLGVFLSVSVGPVIFAIIKYSISNGFRAGISFALGVSFSDIMFVLLGNLASSFVGYLGNYTTAIGIGGGILLIAMGVYGLFFKKVRITSGDEPPEMFSTRDYAKIWLGGYLMNTLNPGVILFWLGVCVAYAPTAVSYRVTMYSVCLLFVLAADILKVFVSDKIRHKLTLTNVEWLNRIAGVCMIIFGLALLYQVFFGDGTFSH